A window of Hymenobacter aerilatus contains these coding sequences:
- a CDS encoding class I SAM-dependent methyltransferase: protein MPSSPSVAHDPMGHALLDFHHGHASATLTVHSNVAEDEPLPASYLFRTLWEMPELERTALEACQGRVLDVGAGAGAHALELQQRGYTVKALDVSPGAVQVMQQRGVQQVACHDLFDPILHNDQPYDTILMLMNGLGLVGTLDGLEKFLVHARGLLAPGGQILATSADIAYLYEDEEGALVLNLNGPYYGEVEYRMSYKEETGAPFHWLFADASILQDYAEAAGYTVEFLDHDEQDQYLVRLTLL, encoded by the coding sequence ATGCCTTCTTCTCCTTCTGTCGCCCACGACCCCATGGGGCACGCCCTGCTCGACTTTCACCACGGCCACGCATCGGCCACGCTCACGGTGCACAGCAATGTGGCCGAGGATGAGCCCCTGCCGGCCAGTTACTTGTTTCGTACCCTGTGGGAAATGCCTGAGCTGGAGCGCACTGCTTTAGAGGCCTGCCAGGGTAGGGTGCTGGACGTGGGCGCCGGTGCCGGTGCCCATGCGCTGGAACTGCAACAGCGCGGCTACACGGTGAAGGCCCTGGATGTTTCGCCTGGTGCGGTGCAGGTAATGCAGCAGCGTGGCGTGCAGCAGGTAGCCTGTCATGACCTGTTCGACCCCATTCTCCACAACGACCAGCCTTACGATACCATTCTGATGCTGATGAACGGCCTGGGCCTAGTAGGTACCCTTGATGGCCTCGAAAAATTTCTGGTGCACGCCCGCGGCCTGCTAGCGCCGGGCGGGCAGATACTAGCCACCTCCGCCGACATAGCCTACCTCTACGAGGACGAAGAAGGCGCTCTGGTCCTCAACCTCAATGGCCCCTACTACGGCGAGGTAGAATACCGCATGAGCTACAAAGAGGAAACCGGCGCACCCTTCCACTGGCTGTTCGCCGATGCCAGCATCCTACAAGACTACGCCGAAGCTGCCGGCTACACCGTCGAATTCCTGGACCACGATGAGCAAGACCAGTACCTCGTGCGCCTCACGCTATTGTAA
- a CDS encoding phage integrase SAM-like domain-containing protein, with protein MATITPVLKIRNKKKEDNPLRVMFRHGKVEVVVSTSESIKVEELQKGKIVGEKAIALNELVAKIGSDLQKAHDIILKRGDEITSTSIREEYERITSDRRMAELLAKPDEYAKNQRINQGTKAISKLEKEISERKEAIALHERRLAELTGNITRSDKSQLLVSYIEKYLEEKKNNHKNNTRNSYYAIIKILNGYNKKLKITDVDRRVMYEIEDYMIKLQHSNSTIENYTSKTKGILNYYGIELGLSQSYKQYKFKLPLYQNEVLYFSPQQLVDFWNHKKEAKIYDKIPGRVVQKNWQRIKDIMMFMCGTSLRFIDCFEDFRDTIQTTNGAEGKKTEKIVLRPSKTTKYDVEIQIPLTPLVKSILVRNDYKFKKIEDYYFRDLLREFCEDIPSFQHVVNRHYYIGQTKHTDKNKYFKEIGAHTGRRTFINFAFQSGWTIPEISGCTGHLEVNTLMLYASKVKQTQTNPMQLFHTLDDNF; from the coding sequence ATGGCTACCATAACACCTGTGCTGAAAATTCGGAATAAAAAGAAAGAAGATAACCCACTACGGGTAATGTTCCGACATGGCAAGGTAGAAGTAGTGGTAAGCACATCGGAAAGCATCAAGGTAGAGGAATTACAGAAGGGAAAGATAGTAGGTGAAAAGGCAATTGCCCTGAATGAGTTGGTAGCTAAGATTGGGAGTGACCTTCAGAAAGCCCATGATATCATCCTGAAGCGTGGTGATGAGATAACCAGCACCAGTATCAGAGAAGAGTACGAACGTATCACCAGTGACCGTAGAATGGCTGAATTACTAGCCAAACCAGATGAGTACGCTAAGAACCAAAGAATCAATCAAGGCACTAAAGCTATCAGCAAACTTGAAAAAGAGATAAGCGAAAGAAAAGAGGCTATAGCACTTCACGAACGTAGGCTAGCTGAACTAACTGGTAACATCACCAGAAGTGATAAATCACAACTGTTGGTATCCTACATTGAAAAGTACTTAGAGGAAAAGAAAAACAACCATAAGAACAATACTAGGAACAGTTATTACGCTATCATCAAGATATTGAATGGGTACAATAAGAAGCTAAAAATTACTGATGTAGATAGACGTGTAATGTATGAAATTGAAGATTACATGATTAAGCTACAACACTCTAATAGCACCATAGAAAACTATACTAGTAAGACGAAAGGTATTCTTAACTATTATGGAATTGAACTAGGTTTATCCCAATCTTATAAACAATACAAGTTCAAATTACCTCTTTATCAGAATGAGGTTCTGTACTTCAGTCCCCAACAATTAGTAGACTTTTGGAATCATAAGAAAGAAGCTAAAATTTATGACAAAATCCCAGGTAGAGTTGTGCAGAAAAATTGGCAACGTATTAAAGATATTATGATGTTCATGTGTGGCACATCACTGAGATTCATTGATTGTTTTGAAGACTTCAGAGACACTATCCAAACCACAAATGGTGCAGAGGGTAAGAAGACTGAAAAGATAGTGCTGAGGCCCAGCAAAACGACTAAATATGATGTTGAAATACAGATACCTTTAACCCCTTTGGTTAAGTCTATCTTAGTGAGGAATGATTATAAGTTTAAGAAAATTGAAGACTATTATTTCAGGGACTTACTACGTGAATTCTGTGAAGATATACCATCCTTCCAACATGTAGTAAACAGGCATTACTACATAGGACAAACTAAGCATACTGATAAGAATAAGTACTTTAAAGAAATAGGGGCACATACAGGCCGTAGAACCTTTATCAACTTCGCTTTTCAGTCAGGTTGGACTATCCCAGAAATTTCAGGTTGTACGGGACACTTGGAAGTTAATACATTGATGCTATATGCAAGCAAGGTGAAGCAAACACAAACTAACCCCATGCAGCTATTCCACACACTTGATGATAACTTTTAG
- a CDS encoding RagB/SusD family nutrient uptake outer membrane protein, producing the protein MVAWYATRDAVLAHANLFKAIALGTLAQYFEQAPVNSDRSGQATFVPRAQLLAEAIRLLNEAQQLITTTAPSAEFTTKVTASTLDLANTINAHRARYNLAAGNYAEAAAAAAVVNLSSRSTFQYNPQNPNPIYQSIVLGRNFRPRNLFGVPAALVNRRDARLCFYLTNPTDVVSDPVLGRDTLRSVAGSFTTQSTAIPVYLPDEMRLIQAEAIVRQNGDLAQAVTLINAVRTQASSADAFGVGASLPAYAGAVTADALLAEIYRQRAAELFMTGLRLPDSRRLSRPIPLALLVERTRNFYPYPQQERLTNPNVPTDPAI; encoded by the coding sequence ATGGTCGCCTGGTACGCCACCCGCGACGCCGTACTGGCTCATGCTAACCTATTTAAAGCCATTGCGCTGGGTACGCTGGCCCAATACTTCGAACAGGCCCCCGTCAACTCCGACCGTTCGGGGCAGGCCACGTTTGTGCCGCGCGCACAGCTGCTGGCCGAGGCCATCCGCTTGCTCAATGAAGCCCAGCAGCTGATTACCACTACCGCGCCCTCGGCCGAGTTTACGACCAAGGTAACGGCCAGTACGCTGGACCTAGCCAACACCATCAATGCCCATCGGGCGCGCTACAACCTAGCCGCCGGCAATTACGCTGAGGCCGCCGCCGCTGCCGCTGTGGTGAATCTGAGTAGCCGCTCAACTTTCCAATACAATCCGCAGAACCCAAACCCCATTTATCAGAGCATTGTGCTGGGACGCAACTTCCGGCCGCGCAACCTCTTTGGAGTGCCCGCCGCACTGGTAAACCGCCGCGATGCGCGCCTGTGCTTCTACCTTACCAACCCAACCGATGTAGTATCGGACCCGGTGCTGGGCCGCGACACGCTGCGTTCCGTGGCAGGTTCCTTCACCACGCAAAGCACCGCCATTCCAGTGTATCTTCCCGATGAGATGCGCCTGATTCAGGCCGAAGCCATTGTGCGCCAGAACGGCGACTTGGCGCAGGCCGTTACGCTCATCAACGCCGTGCGTACCCAGGCCTCCAGCGCCGATGCCTTTGGGGTAGGGGCTAGCCTACCGGCTTACGCCGGCGCCGTTACGGCCGATGCGCTGCTCGCGGAAATCTATCGGCAGCGGGCCGCCGAGCTGTTCATGACCGGCCTGCGCCTGCCCGATAGCCGCCGCCTGAGCCGTCCAATCCCGCTGGCTTTGTTGGTAGAGCGTACGCGCAATTTCTACCCCTACCCGCAGCAGGAGCGTCTCACCAACCCCAACGTGCCCACCGACCCTGCTATTTGA
- a CDS encoding anhydro-N-acetylmuramic acid kinase, whose product MNPNLLHLVRIAQQPARRIIGLMSGTSLDGLDVALCRCEGSGLHTRVQVERFHTVPYPEEVKNEIRQVFAKADISFEQLCLLNPWIGHLHADMVLDCLRQWQVAPHEVDCIASHGQTVYHAPSHQHGRPNFPNATLQLGDGDHVAVRTGILTLSDFRQKHLAAGGEGAPLAVYGDYLLFSKENEDRILLNMGGIANFTYLPGSRELAGIFSTDVGPGNTLLDAFTQHYFPPLSYDADGALATQGQVHQALLTALLDHPFFQADFPKTTGPELFNKEYVRRAQQRSGCPTLPPYDLLATLTQFSAEGIVRALERCFPIPHLTVYASGGGMHNPVLMAALSQRLPHCRFTTTDELGVLPDAKEAVLFAVLANEALAGTPETFQGGQPGNPAVSMGKISFAR is encoded by the coding sequence ATGAATCCCAACCTGCTCCACCTCGTCCGCATAGCGCAACAGCCCGCGCGCCGTATCATTGGCCTAATGTCGGGTACTTCGCTCGATGGGCTGGACGTGGCCTTGTGCCGGTGCGAGGGAAGCGGCTTGCATACGCGGGTGCAGGTAGAGCGCTTCCACACAGTACCCTACCCCGAGGAGGTGAAAAACGAAATCCGGCAGGTGTTTGCCAAAGCCGATATCAGCTTCGAGCAACTCTGCCTACTCAATCCCTGGATTGGCCACTTGCACGCCGATATGGTCTTGGACTGCCTGCGCCAGTGGCAGGTAGCACCCCACGAAGTTGATTGCATTGCCAGCCACGGCCAGACCGTGTACCACGCGCCCAGCCACCAGCACGGCCGCCCCAATTTCCCGAACGCTACCCTCCAGCTCGGCGACGGCGACCATGTGGCCGTACGCACGGGCATTCTCACCCTCAGCGACTTCCGGCAGAAACATTTGGCAGCGGGCGGCGAAGGTGCTCCACTGGCTGTGTATGGCGACTACCTTCTATTCTCGAAAGAAAACGAAGACCGCATTCTACTGAATATGGGCGGCATTGCCAACTTCACCTACCTACCCGGCTCCCGAGAGCTGGCCGGCATCTTCTCCACCGATGTTGGTCCCGGCAACACCCTGCTCGATGCCTTCACGCAGCACTACTTCCCACCCCTCAGCTACGACGCCGACGGCGCGCTGGCTACCCAGGGCCAAGTGCACCAGGCCTTGCTCACTGCCCTCCTCGACCATCCTTTCTTTCAGGCTGATTTTCCTAAAACTACCGGTCCGGAGCTATTTAATAAGGAATATGTGCGGCGGGCGCAGCAGCGTAGCGGCTGCCCTACCCTGCCGCCGTACGATTTGCTGGCCACTCTCACGCAGTTCAGTGCCGAGGGTATCGTGCGGGCGCTGGAGCGTTGCTTCCCCATTCCGCACCTCACGGTATACGCAAGTGGCGGCGGCATGCACAACCCTGTGCTGATGGCCGCCCTAAGCCAGCGCCTCCCTCACTGCCGCTTCACTACCACCGACGAATTGGGTGTTTTACCCGATGCCAAAGAGGCCGTACTCTTCGCCGTGCTTGCCAACGAAGCCCTAGCCGGCACACCCGAAACCTTCCAGGGCGGCCAGCCTGGTAACCCAGCCGTGAGTATGGGCAAGATTTCCTTTGCGCGGTGA
- a CDS encoding TonB-dependent receptor plug domain-containing protein produces MAPDTYQLVVSSEGYANSTQTITLGNNPTMTANVQLRQDLIGLKEVVVTGNSVATSKQQLGNAISTVGSRELTAGAPTQIDQALQGKISGAQISQNSGNPAGGISVRLRGTSTIVGSSEPLYLVDTVIINNDSPELLDLGGYAQNRLADINPNDIERIEVIKGAAAAAIYSSRAANGVVQIFTKRGKEGKPSVTVSSEFIVSKLRNKLDYNQYPLRFANTTATDLTQVPAERYDY; encoded by the coding sequence GTGGCGCCGGACACCTATCAGCTGGTTGTCAGCTCGGAAGGCTACGCCAATAGCACGCAAACCATCACGCTGGGCAACAACCCCACTATGACGGCCAACGTGCAGCTGCGGCAGGACCTGATTGGCTTGAAAGAGGTAGTGGTAACGGGTAACTCGGTGGCTACCAGCAAGCAGCAGCTCGGCAACGCCATCAGTACGGTAGGCAGCCGCGAGTTGACCGCCGGTGCCCCTACCCAAATAGACCAGGCCTTGCAGGGGAAGATATCGGGCGCACAGATTTCGCAGAACTCGGGCAATCCGGCCGGGGGCATTTCGGTGCGTCTGCGCGGCACTAGTACCATCGTGGGTTCGTCGGAACCGCTGTATTTGGTGGATACCGTTATCATCAACAACGACTCGCCCGAGTTACTGGATCTAGGCGGCTACGCCCAAAACCGCCTGGCCGATATCAACCCCAACGACATTGAGCGCATCGAGGTCATTAAGGGTGCGGCGGCAGCGGCCATTTATAGCTCGCGGGCGGCCAACGGGGTGGTGCAGATCTTCACGAAGCGCGGCAAGGAAGGCAAGCCTTCTGTCACGGTTTCCAGCGAGTTTATCGTGTCGAAGCTGCGCAATAAGCTGGACTACAATCAGTACCCACTCCGATTTGCCAATACCACCGCTACCGACCTGACGCAGGTACCCGCAGAGCGCTATGACTACTAG